The genomic interval TTTGACCTTGCTCAAGAGCAAGTTGCAGGTCAGTTCGCATGCCGAGCTGGTGCACCTGGGCATCAACCTGGGGGTGGTGCGGGTGGCGGGGTGAGGTGTGTCAGCTGCGCTTGCTGGGGCTGCTTCGCAGCCCATCGCGACACAAGGCCGCTCCCACAATGACCGCGTACACACAGCAGTTGGTATATACGCGGTCATTGTGGGAGCGGCCTTGTGTCGCGATGGGCCGCAAAGCGGTCCCTGCTAACTGAACTCATTTGTCCCATGTATCCGGGCATCCCTTGCACCCCTCCATGTTGGCCTCCTGGAAGTTCCCGTAATGCTGCCGCGCCCCGCGCAAATCCGCACGCGCCAGGTTGCTCTGGCCAAACTTGGCCTCCTGCAGGTTGGCATCGCTGAGGTTGGCCCCTTGCAGATCAGCCTTGCTCAGCCAGGCCATCTCCAGGTCCGCCGCCTGCAAGTTGGCCTGCTGCAGCTTCGCCCCGGACAACCTGGCGAACTGCAAGAAGGCAGCACTGAGGTCGGCCTTTTCAAACTGTGCCCCTTGGGCGAACAAGCCCCAGCCCTGAATGGCCACCAGCTTGCTGTTGCTCAGGTCCGCCACACGCAGGTTGCTCTGTTGCAGGCTGGCACGGGTCAGGTTGGCGCCCTGCAGGCGGGCTTTTTCCAGGTTGGCCAGGTCGAGCCGGGCATGGCGCAGGTCGGCATCACGCAGGTCGGCGCCGGCCAGGTTCATCTTGCGCAGGTCCTGATTGGCCAGGTTGGCACCGCGCAGGTTGGCCCCCGGGCATTGGCTGGCTTCGGCAATGACGCAGCCGTTGATGGTCAACGGGGCATCGTTGCCATCGTCGTCGGCGCTCACGGCCAAGGCAGGGGACAGTACCAACAGCAAGGCAAATGGCAGGTAGTTCATGGTGAAAGGCTCTCAGTTGGAACAGGGCAGTTGTGGGGCGGACCTGAATGCATTCGGGATAAGCGTTATGGGGCCGCAACGCGGCCCCATAACGCTTTACCTCAGGCAGTCAACGCTGCGCAGTCTTGTTGTCCCAGCTCGGGATCTTGAACACCCAGAACGAGCCGCCCTGAGCCACCGGCTTGGTCAGCTCGGCCATGTCGCCGCCCCACAGCGGCACCGCGCCGCCGTAGCCCACGGTCACGCCGATGTACTGCTCGCCGTCCTGCTCCCAGGTGATGGGCGGCGAGACGATGCCGCTGCCGGTCTGGAACTTCCACAGCTCCTTGCCCGTCTTGGCGTCGAAGGCCTTGAAGAAGCCGTCGCCAGTGCCGGTGAACACCAGGTTGCCCTTGGTTGCCAGTACGCCCGCCCACAGCGGCAGGTGCTCCTTGTGCTCCCACACCAGCTTGCCGGTGGTGGGGTCCATTGCCCGC from Pseudomonas fortuita carries:
- a CDS encoding pentapeptide repeat-containing protein; this encodes MNYLPFALLLVLSPALAVSADDDGNDAPLTINGCVIAEASQCPGANLRGANLANQDLRKMNLAGADLRDADLRHARLDLANLEKARLQGANLTRASLQQSNLRVADLSNSKLVAIQGWGLFAQGAQFEKADLSAAFLQFARLSGAKLQQANLQAADLEMAWLSKADLQGANLSDANLQEAKFGQSNLARADLRGARQHYGNFQEANMEGCKGCPDTWDK